From Salvelinus sp. IW2-2015 linkage group LG18, ASM291031v2, whole genome shotgun sequence, a single genomic window includes:
- the kcnj12a gene encoding ATP-sensitive inward rectifier potassium channel 12, which translates to MSVGRLNRYSIVSSEEEALRLTNMHGGSSGGMNGFGNGKIHTRRKVRNRFVKKNGQCNVQFANMEDKSSRYMADMFTTCVDIRWRYMLVLFTLVFVLSWLAFGLAFWVIALLHGDLDNPSGDDNFTPCVLQVNGFVAAFLFSIETQSTIGYGYRCVTEECPVAVFMVVFQSIVGCIIDCFMIGAIMAKMARPKKRAQTLLFSHNAVIAMRDSKLCLMWRVGNLRKSHIVEAHVRAQLIKPRITDEGEYIPLDQIDINVGFDKGLDRIFLVSPITIIHEIDEDSPLYGIGKNDLETADFEIVVILEGMVEATAMTTQARSSYLATEVLWGHRFEPVLFEEKNLYKVDYSHFHKTYEVPSTPRYSAKDMVENKFLVPTSNSFCYENELAFLSRDEDEDVVGVGVGVGGGVRVLANLNSPDRTSRHEFERLQTTRGLDQRSYRRESEI; encoded by the coding sequence ATGAGTGTGGGGCGGCTCAACCGTTACAGCATTGTGTCATCCGAGGAGGAGGCGCTGCGGCTCACCAACATGCACGGCGGCAGCAGTGGTGGAATGAATGGCTTTGGCAACGGCAAAATCCACACACGCCGCAAGGTCCGCAACCGCTTCGTCAAGAAGAATGGCCAATGCAATGTGCAGTTCGCCAACATGGAGGACAAGTCGTCGCGCTACATGGCCGATATGTTCACCACGTGCGTGGACATCCGTTGGCGCTACATGCTGGTGCTGTTCACGCTGGTGTTCGTGCTGTCTTGGCTGGCCTTTGGCCTGGCCTTCTGGGTCATAGCGTTACTCCACGGCGACCTTGACAATCCGTCCGGAGACGACAACTTCACGCCCTGCGTTCTGCAAGTCAACGGCTTCGTGGCCGCCTTCCTGTTCTCCATCGAAACCCAGTCGACCATCGGCTACGGCTACCGCTGCGTGACGGAGGAGTGTCCCGTCGCAGTCTTCATGGTGGTCTTCCAGTCCATCGTGGGCTGCATCATCGACTGCTTCATGATTGGTGCCATCATGGCCAAGATGGCACGGCCCAAGAAGCGGGCACAGACGCTGCTGTTCAGCCACAACGCAGTGATCGCCATGCGCGACAGCAAGCTGTGCCTCATGTGGAGGGTGGGGAACCTGAGGAAGAGTCACATTGTAGAGGCTCACGTCAGAGCTCAGCTCATCAAACCCCGGATCACTGACGAAGGGGAGTACATCCCCTTGGACCAAATAGACATCAATGTGGGCTTTGACAAAGGCCTGGACAGGATTTTCTTGGTGTCGCCCATTACGATTATCCATGAGATTGATGAGGATAGTCCACTCTATGGGATTGGTAAAAATGACCTGGAGACGGCAGACTTTGAGATCGTGGTCATACTGGAGGGAATGGTCGAGGCGACTGCCATGACCACACAGGCGCGCAGCTCCTACCTGGCCACGGAGGTGCTGTGGGGGCACCGGTTCGAGCCGGTGCTCTTCGAGGAGAAGAACCTGTACAAGGTGGATTACTCTCACTTTCACAAGACCTACGAGGTACCGTCCACCCCGCGCTACAGTGCCAAGGACATGGTGGAAAACAAATTCCTGGTGCCCACCTCCAACTCCTTCTGTTATGAGAACGAGCTGGCCTTCCTCAGCCGGGACGAGGACGAGGATGTGGTGGGCGTGGGCGTGGGCGTGGGCGGTGGTGTCAGAGTGCTGGCCAACCTGAACAGTCCGGACCGGACCAGTCGACACGAGTTCGAGAGGCTACAGACCACTAGGGGACTGGACCAAAGGTCGTACCGCAGGGAGTCAGAGATATGA